The stretch of DNA CCATAATAAGCTGCCATTTGATGAGGAGTATtacatttcaatttatatttgatttcaccagattctttatctttaatttcataaacttcatcattaataaaatcatcagAAACTTGATCTTGcatatttttgaaaaatgaaaattctttaaagaaaaaattaatatcatcttttgaatcaaatgtatcaatcaataatttagaTATTTTACTGAATTTTTTGGagaatttttcaagtcCACCAGGAGCACCATAAATAACTGCTTCAATAGGTATAACTGCATCAAATAAACTTGGTTCTAAAAATGTTGCatataaagaattgaatccGCCCATTGAATGtccaataatcaaattacGCGAttctaaattattttgGAAATCACCCGTAGTTGCAATTTCATGTTTAATAATGGCAATGACATCTTTAGCACCATCATCCCAACGGAAAATCGTCCCCAATTTCCCTTGGTTTTCTAAACTTGAATCACCATGACCAACCATATCAATAGCAATGACAGAATCTAAAAACCATGGAACTTGTAATGATTGAgataattgatataattttgaaatatgatatttccaaattgatttattaaaccCAGTACCatgacaaaaaataaaattataacGTAATTGATTAGTCGAATTAGGTAATGGAGATCttgttttgtatttattataaacaatttttaaatttgattgatcaGAACTAATCAAAGTACTACCTGGAGCACGAAATGGATGAGCCAAAGtggttttcttttcaactGAGAATGACATTAGGAGACTGTTTTAGAATTTTAAAGTTATCAA from Candida albicans SC5314 chromosome R, complete sequence encodes:
- a CDS encoding triglyceride lipase (Ortholog(s) have triglyceride lipase activity, role in triglyceride catabolic process and peroxisomal matrix localization), with product MSFSVEKKTTLAHPFRAPGSTLISSDQSNLKIVYNKYKTRSPLPNSTNQLRYNFIFCHGTGFNKSIWKYHISKLYQLSQSLQVPWFLDSVIAIDMVGHGDSSLENQGKLGTIFRWDDGAKDVIAIIKHEIATTGDFQNNLESRNLIIGHSMGGFNSLYATFLEPSLFDAVIPIEAVIYGAPGGLEKFSKKFSKISKLLIDTFDSKDDINFFFKEFSFFKNMQDQVSDDFINDEVYEIKDKESGEIKYKLKCNTPHQMAAYYGAFMSIPFGMFAIPHIRVPICHVIGSKGVWNPPESITWIRGAINKEFLAGKVDVPKGEHLLNVELPDETIDIIQNFTTERTKAFIEARNNLPEVKLNNNKEAIAKEQFQNLIDLKFDQVNGYFIEDRVDNYEALQKLAKL